A single Garra rufa chromosome 9, GarRuf1.0, whole genome shotgun sequence DNA region contains:
- the LOC141342396 gene encoding leukocyte elastase inhibitor-like, protein MDPLSAANTQFSLNLFKKINEGGASKNVFYSPISISSALAMVSLGAKGNTAAQMFKVLGFNNPAQPAPGQKTEEQIHSSFNQLMSELNKPGVPYALSLANRLYGEQSYQFVEKFLNDAKRYYEAGLEKVDFIKESDAVRVDINKWVQKNTQEKIKDLLPNGSINALTRLVLVNAIYFKGNWEKKFPKDATRDGQFKLNKTQTKPVKMMQKTSTFPLASIPEMDSQVLELPYVGKNLSMLIILPNEIQDETTGLQKLEKALTYEKLMEWTKPEVMRKQEVQVSLPRFKMEETYDMKSLLISMGMEDVFDEMKVNLSGMSPNNDLVLTKVIHKAFVEVNEEGTEAAAATGIVARVKCLRIPQVFNADHPFLFFIRHNPTKSILFYGRYCSP, encoded by the exons ATGGATCCTTTGTCTGCAGCAAACACACAGTTCTCTCTTAACCTGTTCAAGAAGATCAATGAAGGAGGTGCATCAAAGAATGTCTTCTACTCTCCAATCAGCATCTCCTCAGCTCTGGCCATGGTGTCACTCGGAGCAAAAGGAAACACAGCTGCACAGATGTTTAAG GTCCTGGGTTTTAACAATCCTGCTCAGCCTGCACCTGGACAAAAAACTGAGGAGCAAATTCATTCCAGCTTCAACCAGCTCATGAGTGAACTGAACAAACCAGGAGTCCCGTATGCATTGAGTCTTGCCAACCGCCTCTACGGGGAGCAATCCTACCAGTTTGTTGAG AAATTCCTTAATGATGCAAAAAGATACTATGAAGCCGGACTGGAGAAGGTGGACTTCATAAAGGAATCAGATGCTGTACGTGTCGACATCAACAAATGGGTGCAGAAAAACACTCAAG AAAAGATCAAGGACTTGCTCCCGAATGGATCCATCAATGCATTGACGAGACTGGTCTTGGTGAACGCCATCTACTTCAAGGGGAACTGGGAGAAGAAATTCCCAAAGGATGCCACCAGAGATGGACAGTTCAAGCTGAACAAG ACTCAAACTAAACCAGTGAAGATGATGCAAAAGACATCAACCTTTCCTCTGGCCTCTATCCCAGAGATGGACAGTCAGGTTCTGGAGCTGCCGTATGTTGGGAAGAATCTCAGTATGTTGATCATCCTTCCTAACGAGATTCAAGATGAAACCACTGGCCTTCAGAAG CTTGAAAAGGCTCTGACCTACGAGAAGCTCATGGAGTGGACCAAACCTGAAGTCATGCGTAAACAAGAAGTTCAAGTATCTCTGCCCAGATTCAAGATGGAGGAAACCTATGACATGAAGAGTCTTCTGATCAGCATGGGAATGGAGGATGTGTTCGATGAAATGAAGGTGAATCTTTCAGGCATGTCGCCCAACAATGACCTGGTGCTGACGAAGGTGATTCATAAAGCCTTTGTTGAAGTAAACGAGGAAGGAACCGAAGCGGCTGCAGCCACCGGCATTGTTGCGAGGGTAAAGTGTCTGAGGATCCCACAGGTCTTTAACGCAGATCATCCGTTCCTCTTCTTCATCCGACACAATCCAACCAAGAGCATTCTGTTTTATGGACGCTACTGTTCTCCTTGA
- the LOC141342583 gene encoding leukocyte elastase inhibitor-like isoform X1 produces the protein MEHLSAANTQFSLNLFKKINGANASKNVFYSPISISSALAMVALGAKGNTAAQIYKVLGFGFPPRPCTTTPAAHVSTDQINSGFNKLMTELRKPGAPYALSLANRLFGEKCYEFVEKFLNDSKKYYLAKLEEVDFKRNPEAARVNINKWVEKKTQDKIKDLLQRGDVTSDTKLILVNAIYFKGNWEQKFTKEATRDGQFKLNKTQNKPVKMMNQESKFPLASIPEMDSQVLELPYVGKDLSMLIILPNKIQDETTGLQKLEKALTYEKLMDWTKPSKMLQQKVKVSLPRFKMTETYDMKSLLISMGMEDVFNGQKVNLSGMSPNNDLVLTGVIHKAFVEVNEEGTEAAAATATVGFTCPRPVDPKIFNADHPFLFFIRHNPSNSILFFGRICSP, from the exons ATGGAGCATTTGTCTGCAGCAAACACACAGTTCTCTCTCAACCTGTTCAAGAAGATCAATGGAGCAAATGCCTCAAAAAATGTCTTCTACTCTCCGATCAGCATCTCCTCGGCTCTGGCCATGGTAGCGCTCGGAGCAAAAGGAAACACTGCGGCGCAGATTTATAAG GTCCTGGGCTTTGGCTTTCCTCCCAGACCTTGCACCACAACTCCAGCAGCTCATGTTTCAACGGACCAAATTAATTCCGGCTTCAACAAGCTCATGACTGAGCTGAGGAAACCAGGAGCCCCGTATGCGTTGAGTCTTGCCAACCGCCTCTTCGGGGAGAAATGCTACGAGTTTGTTGAG AAATTCCTTAATGActcaaaaaaatactatttagcCAAACTGGAGGAGGTGGATTTCAAGAGGAATCCAGAGGCTGCACGTGTCAACATCAACAAATGGGTGGAGAAAAAAACACAAG ACAAGATCAAGGACTTGCTGCAACGGGGTGACGTCACTTCAGACACAAAACTAATCTTGGTGAACGCCATCTACTTCAAGGGGAACTGGGAACAGAAATTCACAAAGGAAGCCACCAGAGATGGACAGTTCAAGCTGAACAAG ACTCAAAATAAACCGGTGAAGATGATGAATCAGGAATCAAAGTTTCCGCTGGCCTCCATCCCAGAGATGGACAGTCAGGTTCTGGAGCTGCCGTATGTTGGGAAGGATCTCAGTATGTTGATCATCCTTCCTAACAAGATTCAAGACGAAACCACTGGCCTTCAGAAG CTTGAAAAGGCACTGACCTACGAGAAGCTCATGGACTGGACCAAACCCAGCAAGATGCTTCAACAGAAAGTTAAAGTGTCTCTGCCCAGATTCAAGATGACAGAAACCTATGACATGAAGAGTCTTCTGATCAGCATGGGAATGGAGGATGTTTTCAATGGGCAGAAGGTGAATCTTTCAGGCATGTCGCCCAACAACGACCTGGTGCTGACGGGGGTGATTCATAAAGCCTTTGTTGAAGTAAACGAGGAAGGAACCGAAGCAGCTGCAGCCACCGCCACCGTTGGTTTTACATGCCCAAGGCCAGTAGACCCAAAAATCTTTAATGCAGACCATCCGTTCCTTTTCTTCATCCGTCATAATCCCTCCAACAGCATTCTGTTTTTTGGACGCATCTGTTCTCCTTGA
- the LOC141342583 gene encoding leukocyte elastase inhibitor-like isoform X2, producing MEHLSAANTQFSLNLFKKINGANASKNVFYSPISISSALAMVALGAKGNTAAQIYKRMSINSAHVSTDQINSGFNKLMTELRKPGAPYALSLANRLFGEKCYEFVEKFLNDSKKYYLAKLEEVDFKRNPEAARVNINKWVEKKTQDKIKDLLQRGDVTSDTKLILVNAIYFKGNWEQKFTKEATRDGQFKLNKTQNKPVKMMNQESKFPLASIPEMDSQVLELPYVGKDLSMLIILPNKIQDETTGLQKLEKALTYEKLMDWTKPSKMLQQKVKVSLPRFKMTETYDMKSLLISMGMEDVFNGQKVNLSGMSPNNDLVLTGVIHKAFVEVNEEGTEAAAATATVGFTCPRPVDPKIFNADHPFLFFIRHNPSNSILFFGRICSP from the exons ATGGAGCATTTGTCTGCAGCAAACACACAGTTCTCTCTCAACCTGTTCAAGAAGATCAATGGAGCAAATGCCTCAAAAAATGTCTTCTACTCTCCGATCAGCATCTCCTCGGCTCTGGCCATGGTAGCGCTCGGAGCAAAAGGAAACACTGCGGCGCAGATTTATAAG cgcATGAGCATTAATT CAGCTCATGTTTCAACGGACCAAATTAATTCCGGCTTCAACAAGCTCATGACTGAGCTGAGGAAACCAGGAGCCCCGTATGCGTTGAGTCTTGCCAACCGCCTCTTCGGGGAGAAATGCTACGAGTTTGTTGAG AAATTCCTTAATGActcaaaaaaatactatttagcCAAACTGGAGGAGGTGGATTTCAAGAGGAATCCAGAGGCTGCACGTGTCAACATCAACAAATGGGTGGAGAAAAAAACACAAG ACAAGATCAAGGACTTGCTGCAACGGGGTGACGTCACTTCAGACACAAAACTAATCTTGGTGAACGCCATCTACTTCAAGGGGAACTGGGAACAGAAATTCACAAAGGAAGCCACCAGAGATGGACAGTTCAAGCTGAACAAG ACTCAAAATAAACCGGTGAAGATGATGAATCAGGAATCAAAGTTTCCGCTGGCCTCCATCCCAGAGATGGACAGTCAGGTTCTGGAGCTGCCGTATGTTGGGAAGGATCTCAGTATGTTGATCATCCTTCCTAACAAGATTCAAGACGAAACCACTGGCCTTCAGAAG CTTGAAAAGGCACTGACCTACGAGAAGCTCATGGACTGGACCAAACCCAGCAAGATGCTTCAACAGAAAGTTAAAGTGTCTCTGCCCAGATTCAAGATGACAGAAACCTATGACATGAAGAGTCTTCTGATCAGCATGGGAATGGAGGATGTTTTCAATGGGCAGAAGGTGAATCTTTCAGGCATGTCGCCCAACAACGACCTGGTGCTGACGGGGGTGATTCATAAAGCCTTTGTTGAAGTAAACGAGGAAGGAACCGAAGCAGCTGCAGCCACCGCCACCGTTGGTTTTACATGCCCAAGGCCAGTAGACCCAAAAATCTTTAATGCAGACCATCCGTTCCTTTTCTTCATCCGTCATAATCCCTCCAACAGCATTCTGTTTTTTGGACGCATCTGTTCTCCTTGA
- the LOC141342583 gene encoding leukocyte elastase inhibitor-like isoform X3: protein MEHLSAANTQFSLNLFKKINGANASKNVFYSPISISSALAMVALGAKGNTAAQIYKCSKTHVSTDQINSGFNKLMTELRKPGAPYALSLANRLFGEKCYEFVEKFLNDSKKYYLAKLEEVDFKRNPEAARVNINKWVEKKTQDKIKDLLQRGDVTSDTKLILVNAIYFKGNWEQKFTKEATRDGQFKLNKTQNKPVKMMNQESKFPLASIPEMDSQVLELPYVGKDLSMLIILPNKIQDETTGLQKLEKALTYEKLMDWTKPSKMLQQKVKVSLPRFKMTETYDMKSLLISMGMEDVFNGQKVNLSGMSPNNDLVLTGVIHKAFVEVNEEGTEAAAATATVGFTCPRPVDPKIFNADHPFLFFIRHNPSNSILFFGRICSP, encoded by the exons ATGGAGCATTTGTCTGCAGCAAACACACAGTTCTCTCTCAACCTGTTCAAGAAGATCAATGGAGCAAATGCCTCAAAAAATGTCTTCTACTCTCCGATCAGCATCTCCTCGGCTCTGGCCATGGTAGCGCTCGGAGCAAAAGGAAACACTGCGGCGCAGATTTATAAG tgcagtaaaa CTCATGTTTCAACGGACCAAATTAATTCCGGCTTCAACAAGCTCATGACTGAGCTGAGGAAACCAGGAGCCCCGTATGCGTTGAGTCTTGCCAACCGCCTCTTCGGGGAGAAATGCTACGAGTTTGTTGAG AAATTCCTTAATGActcaaaaaaatactatttagcCAAACTGGAGGAGGTGGATTTCAAGAGGAATCCAGAGGCTGCACGTGTCAACATCAACAAATGGGTGGAGAAAAAAACACAAG ACAAGATCAAGGACTTGCTGCAACGGGGTGACGTCACTTCAGACACAAAACTAATCTTGGTGAACGCCATCTACTTCAAGGGGAACTGGGAACAGAAATTCACAAAGGAAGCCACCAGAGATGGACAGTTCAAGCTGAACAAG ACTCAAAATAAACCGGTGAAGATGATGAATCAGGAATCAAAGTTTCCGCTGGCCTCCATCCCAGAGATGGACAGTCAGGTTCTGGAGCTGCCGTATGTTGGGAAGGATCTCAGTATGTTGATCATCCTTCCTAACAAGATTCAAGACGAAACCACTGGCCTTCAGAAG CTTGAAAAGGCACTGACCTACGAGAAGCTCATGGACTGGACCAAACCCAGCAAGATGCTTCAACAGAAAGTTAAAGTGTCTCTGCCCAGATTCAAGATGACAGAAACCTATGACATGAAGAGTCTTCTGATCAGCATGGGAATGGAGGATGTTTTCAATGGGCAGAAGGTGAATCTTTCAGGCATGTCGCCCAACAACGACCTGGTGCTGACGGGGGTGATTCATAAAGCCTTTGTTGAAGTAAACGAGGAAGGAACCGAAGCAGCTGCAGCCACCGCCACCGTTGGTTTTACATGCCCAAGGCCAGTAGACCCAAAAATCTTTAATGCAGACCATCCGTTCCTTTTCTTCATCCGTCATAATCCCTCCAACAGCATTCTGTTTTTTGGACGCATCTGTTCTCCTTGA